In the Phaeobacter gallaeciensis genome, one interval contains:
- a CDS encoding thiamine pyrophosphate-dependent enzyme produces MDRAQIVHQNFLDRVAAGQLPAGASPRSGLAPETAVAVYRAQVLSRALDLTSRAMQKAGEGFYTIGSSGHEGMAAVARALRADDMAFLHYRDAAFQIARADQVPGQRIAWDMLLSFACSSEDPTSGGRHKVLGSKALMIPPQTSTIASHLPKAVGAAYSVGAARRHRPEHQVLADDSIVMCSFGDASANHSTAQGAINTAGWTSVQSIPLPLLFVCEDNGIGISTKTPTGWIESSMAGRPGIKYFKTDGLDLYEAYATALEAAEYVRARRKPAFLHLRTVRLYGHAGADVPTTYLAKSEVEADEANDPLLHSVRLLAEAGALEPQEALKIYNDTCDRVERIRTEVVTRPHLKTGADVAASLIPPARACTPTNGVPPEKRAETFGSDMRAMDEPQPMSRLINWALTDLMLEHGEIVMMGEDVGRKGGVYGVTQKLHQRFGPDRMIDTLLDEQSILGLAIGMGHNGFLPMPEIQFLAYLHNAEDQIRGEAATLPFFSNGQFSNPMVLRIAGLGYQKGFGGHFHNDNSLAVLRDIPGIVIACPSDGAEAAMMMREAVRLAREEQRVVVFVEPIALYPMRDLHETKDGGWMRSYPAPDQRIALGEVGIDGDGTDLAIVTYGNGRYLSTQAKAELEAKGIKTRIIDLRWLAPLPAEALLEATKGCKHVLIVDECRTTGSQSEGLMALFTENGVTALARHAAGDCFIATGPAYAATLPSKDSILAAALDLTGGAK; encoded by the coding sequence ATGGATCGCGCCCAGATCGTGCATCAGAATTTTCTGGACCGGGTTGCAGCCGGACAGTTGCCAGCCGGAGCTTCACCGCGCAGCGGGCTTGCCCCAGAAACAGCCGTCGCGGTCTACCGCGCCCAGGTGCTGAGCCGGGCGCTGGATCTGACCAGCCGCGCCATGCAGAAGGCCGGTGAGGGGTTCTATACCATCGGCTCCTCCGGCCACGAAGGCATGGCCGCCGTCGCCCGTGCCCTCCGCGCCGATGACATGGCCTTCCTCCATTACCGCGACGCCGCCTTCCAGATTGCCCGCGCCGACCAGGTGCCGGGGCAGCGCATCGCCTGGGACATGCTGCTGTCCTTTGCCTGTTCTTCCGAGGATCCCACCTCGGGCGGACGGCACAAGGTTCTGGGCTCCAAGGCACTGATGATCCCGCCGCAGACCTCCACCATCGCCAGCCACCTGCCCAAGGCGGTCGGTGCCGCCTATTCGGTGGGGGCGGCGCGCCGCCACCGCCCGGAACATCAGGTGCTGGCCGATGACAGCATCGTCATGTGTTCCTTTGGCGATGCCTCGGCCAACCACTCTACCGCGCAGGGCGCGATCAACACGGCGGGCTGGACCTCCGTGCAGTCGATTCCGCTGCCGCTTCTGTTCGTCTGCGAGGATAACGGGATCGGCATTTCCACCAAGACGCCAACCGGCTGGATCGAATCCTCGATGGCGGGGCGGCCCGGTATCAAGTATTTCAAGACCGACGGGCTGGATCTCTACGAGGCCTACGCCACTGCGCTGGAGGCCGCCGAATACGTGCGGGCGCGGCGCAAGCCCGCCTTCCTGCACCTGCGCACCGTGCGTCTTTATGGCCATGCGGGCGCCGATGTGCCCACCACCTATCTGGCAAAGTCCGAGGTTGAAGCCGATGAGGCGAACGATCCGCTGCTGCACTCCGTGCGCCTTCTGGCCGAGGCAGGCGCGCTGGAGCCGCAGGAGGCGTTGAAGATCTATAACGACACCTGCGACCGCGTGGAACGCATCCGGACCGAGGTCGTCACCCGCCCGCATCTGAAAACCGGCGCCGATGTGGCCGCCAGCCTGATCCCGCCCGCGCGGGCCTGCACGCCCACCAACGGGGTGCCCCCGGAAAAACGCGCCGAGACCTTTGGCAGCGACATGCGCGCCATGGACGAGCCACAGCCGATGTCCCGCCTGATCAACTGGGCATTAACCGATCTGATGCTGGAGCATGGCGAAATCGTCATGATGGGCGAGGACGTGGGCCGCAAGGGCGGCGTCTATGGCGTAACGCAGAAGCTGCACCAGCGGTTCGGCCCCGACCGGATGATCGACACGCTCTTGGATGAACAATCCATCCTTGGGCTGGCCATCGGCATGGGCCACAACGGCTTCCTGCCGATGCCAGAGATCCAGTTCCTTGCCTATCTGCATAACGCCGAGGATCAGATCCGCGGCGAGGCTGCGACGCTGCCGTTCTTTTCGAACGGGCAGTTCTCGAACCCGATGGTGCTGCGCATTGCCGGGCTTGGCTATCAAAAGGGTTTTGGCGGGCATTTCCACAACGACAACTCCTTGGCCGTGCTGCGCGACATTCCGGGGATCGTCATCGCCTGCCCCTCGGACGGGGCCGAGGCCGCGATGATGATGCGCGAAGCAGTTCGCCTTGCCCGCGAGGAGCAGCGGGTCGTGGTCTTTGTCGAGCCTATCGCACTATATCCCATGCGCGACCTGCATGAGACCAAGGACGGCGGCTGGATGCGGAGCTACCCTGCCCCGGATCAACGGATCGCACTAGGAGAGGTCGGCATCGACGGCGATGGCACCGATCTGGCCATCGTGACCTATGGCAACGGGCGGTATCTGTCGACACAGGCCAAGGCCGAACTGGAAGCCAAAGGCATCAAGACCCGCATCATCGATCTGCGCTGGCTGGCGCCGCTCCCGGCGGAGGCGCTGCTGGAGGCGACCAAGGGCTGCAAACACGTACTGATCGTGGATGAATGCCGCACCACCGGCAGCCAGTCCGAGGGGTTGATGGCGCTGTTCACCGAAAACGGCGTCACGGCGCTCGCCCGCCATGCGGCGGGGGATTGCTTTATCGCGACCGGGCCCGCCTATGCGGCCACTCTGCCGTCCAAGGATAGCATTCTGGCCGCCGCGCTGGACCTGACCGGAGGTGCAAAATGA
- a CDS encoding ACP S-malonyltransferase: MTRKAVLICPGRGTYNKPELGYLHRHHGDKAALFAGFDAQRSAAGQEEVTTLDGATRFSVSKYSRGDIASPLIYAASLADAQSLAKDIEVVAVTGNSMGWYIALAAAGALSAEDGFTVVNTMGTLMQEQLIGGQLVYPFAGADWQNDPARKAELLAIVADINTRAGHDLVLSIDLGGMLVLAGNEAGLSAFEAAVPVVEERFPMRLANHAAFHTSLQAPVAAEGRKRLAAGMFSQPKVPLIDGRGHVWWPGATDTQALWDYTLGHQVVEPYDFTRAVQNGALEFAPDLFIVTGPGTTLGGAVAQSLVHAGWQGMSGKADFKAQQAKAPSLISMGDDAQRAIVTG; encoded by the coding sequence ATGACCCGCAAGGCCGTACTGATCTGCCCCGGGCGGGGCACCTACAACAAACCCGAACTCGGCTACCTGCACCGCCACCACGGGGACAAGGCGGCGCTATTTGCGGGCTTTGACGCCCAGCGCAGCGCCGCAGGACAGGAAGAGGTCACCACGCTGGACGGGGCCACCCGGTTCTCGGTCTCGAAATATTCCCGCGGAGATATCGCATCGCCGCTGATCTATGCTGCTTCGCTGGCAGATGCGCAGTCTCTGGCGAAGGATATCGAGGTTGTCGCGGTCACTGGCAATTCCATGGGCTGGTACATTGCCCTGGCCGCCGCCGGGGCGCTCAGCGCCGAGGACGGCTTTACCGTGGTCAACACCATGGGCACGCTGATGCAGGAGCAATTGATCGGCGGGCAGCTGGTCTATCCTTTCGCAGGCGCTGACTGGCAGAACGATCCCGCCCGCAAGGCGGAACTGCTTGCGATCGTGGCCGATATCAACACTCGCGCGGGCCACGATCTGGTACTGTCCATTGATCTGGGCGGTATGCTGGTCTTGGCCGGGAACGAGGCGGGCCTGTCTGCCTTTGAGGCTGCCGTGCCGGTGGTCGAGGAGCGGTTCCCCATGCGCCTGGCCAATCACGCGGCCTTCCATACCTCCCTTCAAGCCCCCGTCGCTGCCGAGGGGCGCAAACGTCTGGCCGCAGGCATGTTCAGCCAGCCCAAGGTGCCGCTCATTGACGGGCGCGGTCATGTCTGGTGGCCCGGCGCCACCGATACGCAGGCGCTGTGGGATTACACGCTCGGCCATCAGGTGGTGGAGCCTTATGATTTCACCCGCGCGGTGCAGAACGGGGCGCTGGAGTTTGCGCCGGATCTCTTCATCGTCACCGGCCCCGGCACCACGCTGGGCGGCGCGGTGGCGCAATCGCTGGTGCACGCGGGCTGGCAGGGTATGAGTGGCAAGGCTGATTTCAAGGCACAGCAGGCCAAGGCGCCCTCCCTGATCTCGATGGGCGATGACGCGCAGCGCGCGATTGTCACGGGTTAG
- a CDS encoding MerR family transcriptional regulator, with product MFSIGALSKATGVKVPTIRYYEEIGLLPPAGRNAGNQRRYGQDGLEALGFIKHARDLGFALEDIKVLMALDGELGEDCAEANRIARAQLDQVRARIARLQQLASELERISHLCDGGNGGHCKVLTALGDHSQCAADHGPVRRAD from the coding sequence ATGTTTTCCATCGGCGCGCTGTCCAAGGCAACGGGGGTCAAGGTGCCCACCATCCGATACTACGAGGAGATTGGCCTGTTGCCGCCTGCCGGGCGCAATGCGGGCAACCAGCGCCGCTATGGTCAGGACGGCCTTGAGGCGCTGGGCTTTATCAAACACGCCCGCGACCTTGGTTTTGCGCTGGAGGATATCAAGGTGCTGATGGCGCTGGACGGGGAGCTGGGCGAAGATTGCGCCGAGGCCAACCGCATCGCCCGCGCGCAGCTTGATCAGGTGCGCGCCCGCATTGCACGGTTGCAGCAACTGGCGAGCGAGTTGGAACGTATTTCCCATCTGTGTGACGGGGGCAATGGCGGTCATTGCAAGGTGCTGACGGCGCTTGGCGATCATAGCCAATGCGCCGCCGATCACGGGCCTGTTCGCAGGGCTGATTAG
- a CDS encoding cation transporter: protein MAGCCGHEARFDGVSAAYKRRLWIVIAINAGMFAVEMGAGQMAGSQALKADALDFLGDALTYGISLAVIGTSLSTRALAALAKGISLLMMGMWVFGSTVYHVFVLGVPQAEVMGVIGFMALAANVTSVLLLAAYKDGDANVRSVWLCSRNDAIGNVAVMIAALGVWGTATGWPDLIVAGIMAGLFLNSAWQILVQAIQERREDLAHQH, encoded by the coding sequence ATGGCAGGATGTTGCGGGCATGAGGCGCGGTTCGACGGGGTTTCGGCCGCCTATAAACGGCGCCTCTGGATCGTGATCGCGATCAACGCGGGCATGTTCGCGGTGGAGATGGGCGCGGGCCAGATGGCAGGCAGTCAGGCGCTAAAAGCGGACGCGCTGGATTTCCTCGGCGATGCGCTGACCTATGGGATTTCACTCGCCGTCATCGGTACATCGCTCAGCACCCGGGCGCTGGCGGCGCTGGCCAAGGGGATCAGCCTTCTGATGATGGGGATGTGGGTGTTTGGGTCGACCGTCTACCACGTGTTTGTTCTGGGTGTGCCGCAGGCCGAGGTGATGGGCGTCATCGGGTTCATGGCCTTGGCGGCCAATGTGACATCGGTCCTCCTGCTGGCGGCCTATAAGGACGGAGATGCCAATGTGCGCTCGGTCTGGCTGTGTTCGCGTAATGATGCCATCGGCAATGTGGCGGTGATGATCGCGGCGCTGGGGGTCTGGGGGACAGCCACCGGCTGGCCGGACCTGATCGTCGCCGGGATCATGGCAGGGCTGTTCCTGAATTCCGCCTGGCAGATCCTTGTGCAGGCCATTCAGGAACGCCGCGAGGATCTGGCGCATCAGCACTAA